One genomic region from Gemmobacter aquarius encodes:
- a CDS encoding MFS transporter, giving the protein MATRYIPLFLRHSPTPRVQNFALLAGMEAAVRGTLISAMPLAVYKGLGSAAATSEAYFHAGIVALVWGLMVPWFTRHVPRRWMYSAGCGLYLIGMALAIHGTALSVQAALICLAMATATTFVCFNAYVLDYIDRAELGRTQSTQMVYAAGPWAIGPMLGVWLHDVWAPAPFLLAGTFALALLATFWVLRLGNGKQIARAKGPALNPLAYLGRFFRQPRLIAGWMFAVMRSCGWWVYVVYLPIFCIEAGLGDKVGGVALSLSNALLFISPLMLRYVRRASVRQGVRLAFGVCGALFFVSALVAPLPWLSVIAMMGAAFFLVVLDVVGGLPFLMAVKPSERTEMSAVYSSFRDVSGILTPGAAWLVLLVAPVQGVFAAAGLGLLAAYAVASQLHPRLGSPRPSAGNLSPKDAAR; this is encoded by the coding sequence ATGGCCACGCGTTACATCCCGCTTTTCCTTCGCCATTCCCCCACGCCCCGCGTGCAGAATTTCGCATTGCTGGCGGGGATGGAAGCTGCGGTGCGCGGCACGCTGATTTCGGCCATGCCGCTTGCGGTCTACAAGGGGCTGGGCAGTGCCGCCGCCACGTCCGAGGCCTATTTCCACGCCGGAATCGTGGCGCTGGTCTGGGGGTTGATGGTCCCGTGGTTCACCCGCCACGTGCCGCGCCGCTGGATGTATTCGGCGGGCTGCGGGCTTTACCTGATCGGCATGGCGCTGGCGATCCACGGCACGGCGCTGTCGGTGCAGGCCGCTCTCATCTGCCTTGCAATGGCGACGGCCACCACCTTTGTCTGCTTCAACGCCTATGTGCTCGATTATATCGACCGCGCCGAACTCGGGCGCACGCAATCCACGCAGATGGTCTATGCGGCTGGTCCTTGGGCCATTGGCCCCATGCTGGGCGTCTGGCTGCATGATGTCTGGGCGCCCGCGCCCTTCCTTCTGGCCGGAACCTTTGCGTTGGCGCTGCTGGCGACATTCTGGGTGCTGCGGCTTGGCAATGGCAAGCAGATCGCCCGCGCCAAGGGGCCTGCGCTGAACCCGCTGGCCTATCTGGGCCGCTTCTTCCGCCAGCCCCGCCTGATCGCCGGATGGATGTTCGCGGTGATGCGGTCCTGCGGCTGGTGGGTCTATGTCGTCTACTTGCCGATCTTTTGCATCGAGGCGGGCTTGGGCGACAAGGTCGGCGGCGTCGCCCTGTCGCTGTCGAACGCGCTGTTGTTCATCTCGCCCCTGATGCTGCGCTATGTGCGGCGTGCTTCGGTCCGCCAAGGCGTGCGGCTGGCCTTTGGCGTCTGCGGCGCCTTGTTCTTCGTCTCGGCCCTCGTCGCCCCGCTGCCATGGCTGTCGGTTATCGCCATGATGGGGGCGGCGTTTTTCCTTGTGGTGCTCGACGTGGTCGGCGGCTTGCCCTTCCTGATGGCGGTCAAACCGTCCGAACGCACCGAGATGTCGGCGGTCTATTCCAGCTTCCGCGACGTGTCGGGTATCCTGACACCGGGCGCTGCTTGGCTGGTGCTGCTGGTTGCCCCCGTGCAAGGCGTCTTTGCCGCCGCCGGATTGGGGTTGCTCGCGGCTTATGCGGTCGCAAGCCAGTTGCACCCGCGTCTTGGATCACCCCGCCCGTCGGCCGGAAACCTTAGTCCAAAAGACGCCGCGCGATGA
- the rsmD gene encoding 16S rRNA (guanine(966)-N(2))-methyltransferase RsmD, whose amino-acid sequence MRIIGGQFRGLHLAPVGDGDPKAHLRPTSDRVRESIFNLLINGGHGDPITGARVLDLFAGTGALGLEALSRGAAQATFVDDGTAARALLRRNIELTRTGGVTDVWRRDATKMGANKGDRFGLVFLDPPYGKSLGEAALASLLSGGWLAPDALVVWEEGASPLPPAGFDTVDQRRYGDTHVTLLRLRP is encoded by the coding sequence ATGCGTATCATCGGCGGCCAATTCCGCGGCCTTCACCTCGCCCCCGTGGGCGACGGAGACCCCAAGGCGCATCTGCGCCCCACCTCCGACCGCGTGCGCGAGTCGATCTTCAACCTGCTCATAAATGGCGGCCACGGCGACCCGATCACCGGCGCCCGCGTGCTCGACCTCTTCGCGGGCACCGGCGCCTTGGGGCTGGAAGCCCTGTCACGCGGCGCGGCGCAGGCAACCTTCGTCGATGACGGCACCGCCGCCCGCGCCCTCTTGCGCCGCAACATCGAACTGACCCGCACGGGTGGCGTAACCGATGTCTGGCGCCGTGACGCGACCAAGATGGGCGCAAACAAGGGCGACCGTTTCGGCCTTGTGTTCCTCGACCCGCCTTACGGCAAATCGCTTGGCGAAGCCGCCCTCGCCTCGCTGCTGTCGGGCGGCTGGCTTGCCCCCGACGCACTGGTGGTATGGGAGGAAGGTGCGTCCCCCCTGCCCCCCGCCGGTTTCGACACCGTCGACCAGCGCCGCTATGGCGACACGCATGTCACCCTGCTGCGGCTGCGCCCATGA
- a CDS encoding sulfite exporter TauE/SafE family protein — MDLIMAGQGAGAFWVAVAVTLVAGFVKGAVGFAMPMIMISAFSSFLPPDLALAGLILPTLVTNLSQALRQGIGPALATTAKFWRFLLAMAVFIIVSAQFVRVLPQPAMLLLLGVPITAYAAFNLSGRSPTLPLRHQRVAEWGLGVLGGLYGGVSGVWGPPLLVYLLSTGVPKLETVRALGVAFLLGAVTLLGAHIQTGLANPASLGFSAALVIPAQIGMSLGYALQDRLDQNRFRWWTQAVLIVMGLNLIRRALM, encoded by the coding sequence ATGGACCTGATCATGGCAGGGCAAGGCGCGGGCGCCTTCTGGGTGGCGGTCGCGGTCACGCTGGTGGCCGGATTCGTCAAGGGCGCGGTCGGCTTTGCCATGCCGATGATCATGATAAGCGCCTTTTCCAGCTTCCTGCCGCCCGACCTCGCGCTGGCAGGACTGATCCTGCCGACGCTCGTAACCAACCTCAGCCAAGCCCTGCGCCAAGGCATAGGCCCCGCCCTTGCCACCACCGCCAAGTTCTGGCGCTTCTTGCTGGCAATGGCGGTCTTCATCATCGTCTCGGCGCAATTCGTGCGCGTGCTGCCGCAACCGGCGATGCTGCTTTTGCTGGGCGTGCCGATCACGGCCTATGCGGCGTTCAACCTGTCAGGCCGCAGCCCGACCCTGCCGCTGCGCCACCAGCGCGTCGCGGAATGGGGGTTGGGGGTGCTGGGCGGGCTGTATGGCGGCGTGTCCGGCGTCTGGGGCCCGCCGCTTCTGGTTTACCTTTTGTCCACCGGAGTGCCAAAGCTCGAAACCGTCAGGGCGCTTGGCGTGGCCTTCCTGCTGGGCGCGGTCACGCTTTTGGGCGCGCATATCCAGACCGGCCTTGCCAACCCCGCCTCGCTGGGCTTTTCCGCCGCACTCGTCATTCCGGCGCAGATCGGCATGTCGCTGGGATACGCCCTGCAAGACCGTCTCGACCAGAACCGCTTTCGCTGGTGGACCCAAGCGGTGCTGATCGTGATGGGCCTGAACCTGATCCGCCGCGCCCTGATGTAA
- a CDS encoding nitroreductase family protein yields MYRKGEVSYQPLALPDRVQVPDGQALAQAEAFLAYMKKRHSVRQFSTRMVPEAVIAACIATAATAPSGANHQPWHFVAVADPGLKARIREGAEEEERAFYAGGASDEWLAALEPIGTGAEKPHLTDAPWLIVVFAQRYGVTMDGARYKNYYVPESTGIATGFLIAALHHAGLVCLEHTPNPMKFLGPLLGRPDHEKPVMILPVGWPAEGATVPAVAKRKKPLDQVMSVFG; encoded by the coding sequence ATGTATCGCAAGGGTGAGGTGAGCTATCAGCCGCTGGCCCTGCCCGACCGCGTTCAGGTGCCGGATGGTCAGGCGCTGGCGCAGGCCGAGGCGTTTCTGGCCTATATGAAAAAGCGCCATTCGGTGCGGCAGTTTTCCACCCGCATGGTGCCCGAAGCTGTGATCGCCGCCTGCATCGCCACGGCGGCGACAGCACCTTCGGGGGCGAACCACCAGCCTTGGCATTTCGTGGCGGTGGCCGATCCGGGCCTCAAGGCGCGGATCAGGGAGGGCGCCGAGGAGGAAGAGCGGGCCTTTTATGCGGGCGGGGCGAGCGACGAGTGGCTTGCCGCTTTGGAACCCATCGGGACAGGGGCGGAAAAGCCGCATCTGACCGATGCGCCATGGTTGATCGTGGTCTTTGCGCAGCGGTACGGGGTCACGATGGATGGCGCTCGCTACAAGAATTACTACGTGCCGGAAAGCACTGGCATTGCCACGGGGTTTCTGATCGCGGCGCTGCATCATGCGGGGCTGGTTTGCCTCGAACATACGCCGAACCCGATGAAGTTTCTGGGGCCTTTGCTGGGGCGGCCCGACCATGAGAAGCCGGTGATGATCTTGCCGGTGGGCTGGCCTGCCGAAGGGGCCACGGTGCCTGCGGTGGCCAAGCGGAAGAAGCCGCTGGATCAGGTGATGTCGGTGTTCGGGTAA
- a CDS encoding HAD family hydrolase — translation MTPRAVIFDCDGVVVDSEHPTLLMVQADLVRYGLPVSLDELNAKYVGGTVETVATRARAAGANLPDDWVADFYRRMYAMLRENTALIDGITGVFDALDRAGIPFAMGSNGTVEKMHITLGQHGLIDRFRGHLYSGQAIGKPKPAPDLFLLAASRLGIEPAGCVVIEDSVAGATAARAAGMACFGYAPQGDHPALAATGARLFSSMHALPALLGL, via the coding sequence ATGACGCCCCGTGCCGTGATCTTCGATTGCGATGGCGTGGTGGTGGACAGCGAACACCCCACCCTGCTGATGGTGCAGGCCGATCTTGTCCGCTACGGCCTGCCCGTCAGCCTTGACGAGTTGAACGCGAAATACGTGGGCGGCACGGTAGAGACCGTCGCCACCCGCGCCCGCGCCGCCGGTGCGAACCTGCCCGACGATTGGGTGGCCGATTTCTACCGCCGCATGTATGCCATGCTGCGCGAGAACACCGCCCTGATCGACGGCATCACCGGAGTGTTCGACGCGCTCGACCGCGCAGGCATCCCCTTTGCGATGGGGTCGAACGGCACCGTCGAAAAGATGCACATCACCTTGGGCCAGCACGGCTTGATCGACCGCTTCCGGGGGCACCTCTATTCCGGCCAAGCCATCGGCAAACCCAAACCCGCGCCAGACCTGTTCCTGCTCGCGGCATCGCGCCTTGGCATCGAACCTGCCGGTTGCGTGGTCATCGAAGATTCGGTCGCAGGCGCCACCGCCGCCCGCGCTGCCGGAATGGCCTGCTTCGGCTACGCCCCGCAGGGCGACCACCCCGCGCTCGCAGCCACGGGCGCGCGGCTCTTTTCGTCGATGCACGCCCTGCCCGCGCTTCTGGGCCTGTAG
- a CDS encoding acyl-CoA dehydrogenase family protein yields MPHDGQPMPQTPLLADLFGLTAAALPEAEALFHTARENLRERVTLAGKVSAAALEEHQFGAHALAWLATYVESLRQMRAWAVRVEAAGQFGEMEALILQIAYGEYLAQIYGGIPMSQGETARLGDLWVDAAQAGAAAALLMAAGNTPAARARLVALMQDNHGRATFGVTGLDEELEMIRDQFRRYADEQVIPFAHDWHLKDELIPMEVIDQLAEMGVFGLTIPEQFGGFGLSKASMVVVSEELSRGYIGVGSLGTRTEIAAELILCGGTDEQKAKWLPKLASGEILPTAVFTEPNTGSDLGALRTRARRDGDDWVISGNKTWITHAARTHVMTVLARSVDATTDYRGLSMFLAEKTPGTDETPFVDAGLSGGEIEVLGYRGMKEYTVNFDDFRVKGENLLGGVEGQGFKQLMQTFESARIQTAARAVGVAQSALEAGMAYATDRKQFGKALIEFPRVAGKLAMMAVEIMVARQLTYFSAWQKDHDRRCDLEAGMAKLLGARVAWAAADNALQIHGGNGFALEYKISRILCDARILNIFEGAAEIQAQVIARRLLD; encoded by the coding sequence ATGCCCCATGACGGCCAGCCCATGCCCCAGACGCCGCTTCTTGCCGATCTGTTCGGCCTGACCGCCGCTGCCCTGCCCGAGGCCGAGGCGCTGTTTCACACGGCACGCGAAAACCTGCGCGAGCGGGTCACGCTGGCCGGCAAGGTGTCGGCTGCGGCGCTGGAAGAGCACCAGTTTGGCGCCCATGCGCTGGCGTGGCTGGCCACTTATGTCGAAAGCCTGCGCCAGATGCGCGCATGGGCCGTGCGGGTCGAGGCTGCGGGGCAGTTCGGCGAGATGGAGGCGCTGATCCTGCAAATCGCCTATGGCGAGTATCTGGCGCAGATTTACGGCGGCATCCCGATGTCGCAGGGAGAAACCGCGCGGCTTGGCGACCTGTGGGTCGATGCGGCGCAGGCGGGGGCCGCTGCCGCGCTGCTGATGGCTGCGGGCAACACGCCCGCCGCCCGTGCACGGCTGGTTGCGTTGATGCAGGACAACCACGGGCGGGCGACATTCGGCGTAACGGGGCTGGACGAAGAGCTGGAGATGATCCGCGACCAGTTCCGCCGCTATGCCGACGAGCAGGTGATCCCCTTTGCCCATGACTGGCACCTGAAGGATGAATTGATCCCGATGGAGGTGATCGACCAACTGGCCGAGATGGGCGTCTTCGGGCTGACCATCCCCGAGCAGTTCGGCGGTTTCGGCCTGTCCAAGGCGTCTATGGTCGTGGTGTCGGAAGAATTGAGCCGTGGCTATATCGGGGTCGGCAGCCTCGGCACGCGCACCGAGATTGCCGCCGAGTTGATCCTGTGTGGCGGTACCGACGAACAAAAGGCCAAGTGGCTGCCCAAGCTGGCGAGCGGGGAAATCCTGCCCACGGCGGTGTTCACCGAACCGAACACAGGGTCTGACCTTGGCGCGCTACGCACCAGGGCGCGGCGCGATGGGGATGACTGGGTCATTTCCGGCAACAAGACATGGATCACCCATGCAGCGCGAACGCATGTGATGACGGTTCTGGCGCGGTCGGTCGATGCGACGACCGACTATCGCGGGCTGTCGATGTTTCTTGCCGAAAAGACCCCGGGGACGGATGAGACCCCGTTCGTCGATGCAGGCCTGTCGGGTGGCGAGATCGAGGTTTTGGGCTATCGCGGGATGAAGGAATATACCGTCAACTTCGACGATTTCCGTGTGAAGGGTGAAAACCTTTTGGGCGGGGTCGAAGGGCAGGGGTTCAAGCAGTTGATGCAGACCTTCGAGAGCGCCCGTATCCAGACTGCCGCCCGCGCCGTTGGTGTGGCGCAATCCGCGCTGGAAGCGGGCATGGCCTATGCCACCGACCGAAAGCAGTTCGGCAAGGCGTTGATCGAATTTCCCCGCGTGGCCGGAAAGCTGGCGATGATGGCGGTCGAGATCATGGTGGCGCGGCAGCTTACCTATTTTTCCGCGTGGCAAAAGGACCATGACAGGCGCTGCGATCTGGAAGCGGGGATGGCCAAGCTTCTGGGGGCACGGGTGGCTTGGGCTGCGGCGGACAATGCGCTGCAAATCCACGGCGGCAACGGGTTCGCGCTGGAATACAAGATCAGCCGCATCCTGTGCGATGCGCGTATCCTGAACATCTTCGAAGGGGCTGCCGAGATTCAGGCGCAGGTCATCGCGCGGCGTCTTTTGGACTAA
- a CDS encoding NAD(P)/FAD-dependent oxidoreductase, whose protein sequence is MAHVIIIGAGQAGAACAAKLRGLGFDGAITLIGEEPKPPYQRPPLSKAYLLGEIGEERLWLRSADFYADQSITLRLGTPVAAIDTVAQTVTVGGDVLSYTDLVLTTGSTPRRLPAAVGGDLAGVYTVRTLADVDAMRAEFGAGRRLVIVGGGYIGLEAAAVGAKLGLDVTVLEMAPRILQRVAAPETSDYFRALHSARGVKIMESTGLDRLLGEARVTGVRLTDGRELPADFVIAGVGILPATALAEAAGIALENGIRTDAMGRTSAPHVWAAGDCASFPWQGGRLRLESVGNAIDQAEAVAANITGANAPYTAQPWFWSDQYDTKLQIAGLNSGYDRIVTRGPEGDAVSFWYFRGETLLAVDAMNDSRAYMVGKRLIEQGRSVDPAAIADPATNLKALLK, encoded by the coding sequence ATGGCGCATGTCATCATCATCGGCGCAGGTCAGGCCGGAGCGGCCTGTGCCGCCAAGCTGCGCGGCCTTGGCTTCGACGGCGCGATAACCCTGATCGGTGAGGAACCCAAGCCCCCCTACCAGCGCCCGCCCCTGTCGAAGGCCTATCTTCTGGGCGAGATCGGGGAAGAACGGCTCTGGCTCCGCTCGGCCGATTTCTACGCCGACCAGTCGATCACCCTGCGCCTTGGCACCCCCGTTGCCGCCATAGATACGGTGGCGCAGACCGTCACCGTCGGCGGTGATGTGCTGTCCTATACCGACCTCGTGCTGACCACCGGCTCGACCCCGCGCCGCTTGCCCGCAGCCGTGGGCGGTGACCTCGCAGGCGTCTACACCGTCCGCACGCTGGCCGATGTCGATGCGATGCGGGCCGAATTCGGCGCAGGCCGCAGGCTGGTGATCGTGGGCGGCGGCTATATCGGGCTGGAAGCGGCAGCAGTCGGCGCGAAACTGGGGCTGGACGTGACCGTGCTGGAAATGGCCCCCCGCATCCTGCAACGGGTGGCCGCACCCGAAACATCCGACTATTTCCGCGCCCTGCACAGCGCCCGTGGCGTCAAGATCATGGAATCGACCGGTCTCGACCGCCTGCTTGGCGAGGCCCGCGTGACAGGCGTTCGCCTGACCGACGGGCGCGAACTGCCCGCCGATTTCGTCATCGCAGGCGTGGGCATCCTGCCCGCCACGGCACTGGCCGAGGCGGCGGGCATCGCGCTGGAAAACGGCATCCGCACCGATGCCATGGGCCGCACCTCGGCCCCGCATGTCTGGGCGGCGGGCGATTGCGCGTCATTCCCGTGGCAGGGCGGGCGCTTGCGGCTGGAATCGGTCGGCAATGCCATCGACCAGGCCGAAGCCGTGGCCGCCAACATCACAGGGGCCAACGCGCCCTATACCGCGCAACCGTGGTTCTGGTCGGATCAATACGACACCAAACTGCAGATCGCAGGCCTGAACAGCGGATATGACCGCATCGTGACGCGCGGCCCCGAAGGTGACGCGGTGTCCTTCTGGTATTTCCGCGGCGAAACCCTGCTTGCGGTGGATGCGATGAACGACAGCCGAGCCTATATGGTCGGCAAACGCCTGATCGAACAGGGCCGCAGCGTGGACCCCGCCGCCATCGCCGACCCTGCGACCAACCTGAAAGCCCTGCTGAAGTAA
- a CDS encoding peroxiredoxin, with protein sequence MTISVGAKLPEATLLKREDGNIAPVALGDKLKGRKVVVFGLPGAFTDTCSTIHLPSFMRTREKFAAKGIDEIICVSVNDPWVMEAWDAATGAGKAGVTLLADADASFTKAIGMDFSAGVVGLLDRSVRYAIYAEDGVVKVLNTEEKPGACELSVGETLLGQI encoded by the coding sequence ATGACGATTTCCGTGGGGGCCAAGCTGCCCGAGGCCACATTGTTGAAGCGTGAAGATGGCAATATCGCACCCGTCGCACTGGGCGACAAGCTCAAGGGCCGCAAGGTCGTGGTCTTCGGCCTGCCGGGGGCGTTTACCGACACCTGTTCCACCATCCACCTGCCCAGCTTCATGCGGACGCGCGAGAAATTCGCGGCCAAGGGGATCGACGAGATCATCTGCGTGTCGGTCAACGATCCGTGGGTGATGGAAGCCTGGGATGCGGCCACGGGCGCGGGCAAGGCGGGGGTTACGCTGCTGGCCGATGCGGATGCTTCCTTCACCAAGGCGATCGGCATGGATTTCAGCGCCGGTGTGGTGGGCTTGCTCGACCGGTCGGTGCGTTATGCGATCTATGCCGAGGATGGTGTGGTCAAGGTCTTGAACACCGAGGAAAAGCCCGGCGCTTGCGAGCTGTCGGTGGGCGAGACGCTGCTCGGGCAGATCTGA
- a CDS encoding TetR/AcrR family transcriptional regulator — protein sequence MSATVTALPAPTIRRGRKFDQVLDGARRIFLRDGFEGASVDDIAREAGVSKATLYSYFPDKRLLFTEVAKAECSRQATEAAALIDDTAPVAEVLRVAGTRIVRFGQSEFGQRMFRMCVAESDRFPALGQEFYHSGPLMVRQRLVGYLSKAVARGEIAVDDLDLAADQFAQLCKADLHDRAIFGINDAKPRDVTRVVEGAVAMFMARYGRR from the coding sequence ATGTCCGCAACCGTGACCGCTCTGCCCGCGCCGACCATCCGCAGGGGCCGCAAGTTCGATCAGGTGCTCGACGGCGCGCGCCGCATCTTCCTGCGCGACGGCTTCGAAGGCGCCTCGGTCGATGACATCGCCCGCGAGGCAGGCGTCAGCAAGGCCACGCTTTACAGCTATTTCCCCGACAAACGCCTGCTGTTCACCGAAGTCGCCAAGGCCGAATGTTCCCGTCAGGCGACCGAAGCCGCCGCCCTGATCGACGACACCGCCCCCGTGGCCGAGGTGCTGCGCGTGGCCGGAACCCGCATCGTGCGCTTTGGCCAATCCGAATTCGGCCAGCGCATGTTCCGCATGTGCGTGGCCGAAAGTGACCGTTTCCCCGCCTTGGGCCAGGAATTCTACCACTCCGGCCCCTTGATGGTGCGCCAGCGTCTGGTCGGCTACCTGTCCAAGGCGGTCGCACGGGGCGAAATCGCGGTCGATGACCTCGACCTTGCCGCCGACCAATTCGCGCAACTGTGCAAGGCGGACCTGCATGACCGCGCCATCTTCGGCATCAACGACGCCAAGCCCCGCGATGTGACACGGGTGGTCGAAGGCGCGGTTGCGATGTTCATGGCCCGCTACGGGCGGCGTTAG
- the mbfA gene encoding iron exporter MbfA, producing the protein MIPGLTTRRRFSDLTEQEVLALAISSEEDDARIYRSYAERLRGEYAASAAVFDGMAREEDAHRQRLIELHRSRFGEVIPLIRREHVAGHYARKPVWLTANLPIATIRTEAAAMEAEAHRFYTRAAQATTDAATRKLLGDLAAAEAGHERRAGELAEAHLTGEARETEDATARRQFILTWVQPGLAGLMDGSVSTLAPIFATAFATQDTWTTFLVGTAASVGAGISMGFTEAAHDDGVLSGRGSPWKRGLASGVMTTLGGMGHALPYLIPDFWTATIIAMVVVFVELWAIAWIQNRFMETPFLRAALQVVLGGALVFAAGALIGGG; encoded by the coding sequence ATGATACCCGGACTGACCACCCGCCGCCGCTTTTCCGATCTGACCGAGCAAGAGGTTCTGGCGCTCGCCATCTCCTCCGAGGAGGACGACGCCCGCATCTACCGCAGCTATGCGGAACGGTTGCGGGGCGAATACGCCGCATCCGCTGCCGTGTTCGACGGCATGGCGCGGGAGGAAGATGCCCATCGCCAACGGCTGATCGAATTGCACCGCAGCCGGTTTGGCGAGGTGATCCCGCTGATCCGGCGCGAGCATGTGGCGGGGCATTATGCGCGCAAGCCGGTGTGGCTGACGGCGAACCTGCCCATCGCCACGATCCGCACCGAAGCGGCGGCGATGGAGGCCGAGGCGCACCGCTTTTACACCCGCGCCGCGCAGGCGACGACCGATGCGGCCACGCGCAAGCTGCTGGGCGATCTGGCGGCGGCCGAGGCCGGGCATGAACGGCGGGCGGGGGAGTTGGCCGAGGCGCATCTGACCGGCGAGGCCCGCGAAACCGAGGACGCGACCGCGCGGCGGCAGTTCATCCTGACATGGGTGCAACCGGGGCTGGCGGGGCTGATGGACGGGTCGGTGTCCACGCTCGCGCCGATCTTTGCCACGGCTTTCGCCACGCAGGATACGTGGACGACCTTTCTGGTGGGCACGGCGGCTTCGGTGGGGGCCGGTATCTCGATGGGGTTCACCGAAGCCGCGCATGATGACGGGGTGCTGTCGGGGCGGGGCAGTCCGTGGAAGCGCGGGTTGGCGTCAGGGGTGATGACGACGCTGGGCGGGATGGGGCACGCGCTGCCCTATCTGATACCCGATTTCTGGACGGCGACGATCATCGCCATGGTGGTTGTCTTTGTCGAATTGTGGGCGATTGCGTGGATCCAGAACCGCTTCATGGAGACGCCTTTCCTGCGGGCGGCCTTGCAGGTGGTGTTGGGTGGTGCTTTGGTCTTTGCGGCGGGGGCTTTGATCGGAGGCGGCTGA